The Streptococcus mitis genomic sequence AATTGCACAATTCGTATCTCTAGCAGTAGGTTTATTCTCAATTGTTGTTTCCATTATCATGGCTCATTCAGATATTAAATCTGCATACGAATGGTTCAATAGTTTCATGGGACTTGTACTTGGTCTACTTGGTGGTGTATTCATTCTTGGTTTTGTTTCTAAAAAAGCAAATAAACAAGGTGCTTATGCAGCGCTGATTGTATCAACCATCGTTATGGTATTTATTAAATACTTCCTTCCTCCAACAGCTGTTAGCTACTGGGCATATTCATTGATTTCAATTTCTGTATCAGTAGTGTCAGGTTATATTGTATCTGTTCTTACTGAAAATAAAGTATCTGCACCTAAATATACAACGATTCATGATATTTCAGAAATTAAAGCGGATTCAAGTTGGGAAGTTCGTCACTAGTCACTAATAGAAAAGAGAAAATAATATGATTATTTCTGAACAATCTGATTTTAGACGATATGCTTCTGTCAATAAACATTTTTCAAAAGTCTGTGATTTTTTAGAAAATACAAATTTGACAGATTTAGTTGATGGAAAAATTGATATTGACGGGGAAAATGTTTTTGCAAATTGTATGACTTATCTAGCTGATGGAGTTCCAGGAGATATTTTTGAAACTCATAAGAAATATTTAGATATTCATATTGTTGTTGAAAATACAGAAAAAATGGCAGTAACTTCCCCAGTTCGTGCTCAGTCACGTGTACCTTTTAGCGAAGAGAAGGATATTGCTTTTTACGATAGCAAAGACTATCAAATTGTTGAATTGCTTCCAGGGAATATGTTGGTGACTTTTGAAGAAGATCTTCACCAACCAAAGATTCATTGCAATGATGAAACTGTTAAAAAACTTGTTATCAAAGTTTTAAATGAGGAAAAATAAAATGAAAAAAAATATTAAACAATATGTAACCTTAGGTACTGTAGTGGTATTATCAGCATTTGTTGCTAACTCAGTTGCAGCTCAGGAGACTGAAACTTCTGAAGTATCAACACCAGAGTTGGTGCAACCTGTTTCACCAACGACTTCGATTTCGGAAGTACAACCTAAATCGGGTAACTCTTCGGAAGTTACTGTACAACCTCGAACAGTTGAAACTACTGTTAAGGATCAATCTTCCACAGCGGATGCGATTTCGGGAGTACAACCTAAATCGGATAATTCTTCGGAAGTTACTGTACAACCTCGAACAGTCGAAACTACTGTTAAGGATCCATCTTCTACAGCGGAAGAAACTCCTGTCTTAGAAAAAAATAATGTTACTTTAACAGGGGGCGGAGAAAATGTTACTAATGAGTTAAAGGATAAACTTACTAGCGGTGACTTTACTGTAGTGATTAAGTACAATCAGTCTAGTGAGAAAGGTTTACAAGCTTTGTTTGGAATATCTAATTCTAAACCTGGTCAACAAAATAGTTATGTAGATGTGTTCCTTAGAGACAATGGTGAATTGGGAATGGAAGCGCGTGATACTTCTTCCAATAAAAATCACCTAGTATCCAGACCTGCTTCAGTTTGGGGTAAGTACAAACAAGAGGCTGTGACTAACACTGTTGCAGTAGTAGCAGATTCAGTCAAAAAAACATATTCTTTATATGCTAATGGTACAAAAGTAGTAGAAAAGAAAGTGGATAACTTCCTAAGCATCAAGGATATTAAAGGTATTGATTACTATATGCTTGGGGGAGTGAAACGTGCAGGAAAAACGGCGTTTGGTTTTAGCGGAACACTAGAAAATATCAAATTCTTTAATAGTGCATTGGATGAAGAAACTGTTAAAAAGATGACAACAAACGCTGTTACTGGACATTTAATTTATACGGCTAATGATACAACAGGTTCTAACTATTTCCGTATTCCAGTTCTGTATACTTTTAGCAATGGTCGGGTTTTTTCAAGCATTGACGCTCGTTACGGTGGAACTCATGATTTCTTGAATAAAATTAATATTGCTACAAGTTATAGTGATGATAATGGTAAGACATGGACTAAACCAAAATTAACATTGGCATTCGATGATTTTGCGCCAGTACCATTAGAATGGCCTCGTGATGTTGGTGGACGTGACTTACAAATCAGCGGTGGTGCAACCTATATTGACTCTGTTATTGTTGAAAAAAATAATAAACAAGTACTCATGTTTGCTGATGTTATGCCTGCTGGAGTAAGTTTTAGAGAAGCTACTAGAAAAGATTCTGGTTATAAACAAATTGATGGTAATTATTACCTTAAATTAAAGAAACAAGGTGATACTGATTATAATTATACTATTCGTGAGAATGGTACTGTATACGACGATCGTACCAACAGACCAACTGAATTTTCAGTAGATAAAAATTTCGGTATTAAACAAAATGGTAATTATTTGACGGTAGAGCAATATTCGGTTTCATTTGAAAATAATAAAAAGACTGAATATCGTAATGGGACTAAAGTCCATATGAATATCTTCTACAAAGATGCATTATTCAAAGTAGTGCCAACGAACTATATTGCATATATTTCTAGCAATGATCATGGCGAATCTTGGTCTGCACCAACTTTATTACCTCCTATAATGGGACTTAATCGGAATGCGCCTTATTTGGGTCCTGGACGTGGAATCATTGAAAGCTCAACTGGACGTATTCTTATTCCGTCTTACACTGGTAAAGAGTCTGCATTCATTTATAGTGACGATAACGGAGCGTCTTGGAAAGTTAAAGTTGTGCCACTTCCTTCTAGTTGGTCAGCAGAAGCACAATTTGTAGAATTGAGTCCAGGAGTAATTCAAGCATACATGCGTACAAATAATGGTAAAATTGCATATTTAACAAGTAAAGACGCAGGTACTACTTGGAGTGCGCCGGAATATTTGAATTTTGTTTCAAATCCAAGTTATGGAACACAATTATCAATCATCAATTATAGTCAATTGATTGATGGTAAAAAGGCTGTCATTTTAAGTACTCCAAACTCCACAAATGGTCGTAAACACGGACAAATTTCGATTGGTCTAATTAATGATGATAATACAATTGATTGGCGTTATCATCACGATGTTGATTATAGTAACTATGGATACTCATATTCAACATTGACAGAGTTACCAAATCATGAAATTGGATTGATGTTTGAAAAATTTGATTCATGGTCTCGTAATGAACTTCATATGAAAAATGTTGTACCATATGTAACATTTAAGATTGAAGATTTGAAAAAGAATTAAAGCTGAAATTTAAATATATTGAAAGAGGATAAAAATTATGGTAAATTACGGTATTGTTGGAGCTGGATATTTTGGAGCTGATTTGGCTCGCTCAATGAACAAAATTGAAGATGCAAAAGTGGTTGCGGTATTTGACCCAAATCATGGAGAAGAAGTTGCTCAAGAGTTGGGATCAGATGTTTGTGCAAGTTTAGATGAACTTGTAGCACGTGAAGATATTGATTGTGTGATCGTAGCTTCACCTAGCTACCTTCACCGTGAACCTGTTGTGAAAGCTGCTCAACATGGCAAACACGTATTTTGTGAAAAGCCAATTGCATTGTCTTATGAAGATTGTAAAGCCATGGTTGACGCATGTAAAGAAAATAATGTTATCTTTATGGCTGGTCACATCATGAACTTCTTTAATGGTGTACACCATGCTAAAGAATTGATTACTCAAGGTAAAATCGGTAAAGTTCTTTATTGCCATGCCGCTCGTACAGGTTGGGAAGAACAACAACCAACTGTATCATGGAAGAAACTTCGTTCTCAATCTGGAGGACATTTGTACCACCATATTCATGAATTAGATTGCATTCAGTTCATCATGGGAGGACTTCCTGAAAAAGCGACAATGGTAGGAGGTAATGTATATCATAAAGGTGAAAACTTTGGTGATGAAGATGATATGCTCATTGTAAACCTAGAATACTCTGATGATCGTTATGCTGTTTTGGAATATGGTAATGCTTTCCGTTGGGGTGAACACTACGTCTTGATTCAAGGAACTGAAGGAGCTATCAAACTTGACTTGTTCAATACTGGAGGTACTCTTCGTGTTAAAGGTGAAGGAGAATCACACTTCTTGGTACATGAAACTCAAGAGGAAGATGATGACCGTACAGCTATCTATACCGGTCGTGGTATGGATGGAGCAATTGCGTACGGTAAACCAGGAGTACGTTGCCCATTATGGTTACAAACATGTATTGATAAAGAAATGGAATATCTACATGACATCATTAAAGGTGGAGAAATTACAGAAGAATATGAAAAACTTCTCAATGGTGTAGCTGCTTTAGAATCAATCGCTACCGCTGATGCATGTACTTTATCAGTTAAAGAAGATCGAAAAGTAAGTCTTTCAGAAATCACAAATGCTTAACTATTGTAAAACAGAATAGTAAATTCTTATCATTATATAATTTCTAAAGTTCTGTGATACAACTCATTGAATAAAGAAATAGAGATGGGACTGGGATAATGCCCAGTCCCATTTTTTATCAAAAAGTAATGAGATCAAAAATGTGGGAGTGATGAAATGAAGATTATAGGGATCGATATTGGCGGAACAACAATTAAGGCAGATTTATACGATGATTTTGGAACGAGTTTAAATCAGTTCAAAGAGATAGAAACAATTATTGACTATGATTTGGGAACGAACCAGATATTAAATCAGGTCTGTGATTTAATTGGTGAGTATATTTTAAATTATTCAATTGATGGTGTTGGGATTTCCACTGCTGGAGTTGTTAATGCTAATACAGGAGAAATCATCTATGCAGGCTATACAATACCAGGCTATATCGGAGTAAACTTTACTTCCGAAATAGAAAAACGTTTTGGGTTGTCTACTTTTGTTGAAAATGATGTTAATTGTGCTGCATTAGGTGAATTGTGGAAGGGACAAGCCAAAGATAAGAAAAATGTAGTAATGGTTACTATTGGAACAGGTATAGGAGGCAGTATTATTGTCAATGGACAAATTGTTAACGGATTTAACTATACTGCTGGTGAAGTAGGCTATATTCCTGTAGGTAATTCGGATTGGCAAAGCAAAGCCTCAACAACCGCATTGATTCATTTATATCAAAAGAAGAGCTTGAAAACTAATCAAACTGGACGCACTTTCTTTACTGATTTAAGTTCTGGAGATAAAATCGCTAAAGAAACTTTTGAAATTTTTGTAGAAAATCTAACAAAAGGTTTATTAACTATTTCTTATCTACTTAATCCAGAAATTCTCATATTAGGAGGTGGGATTC encodes the following:
- a CDS encoding YhcH/YjgK/YiaL family protein is translated as MIISEQSDFRRYASVNKHFSKVCDFLENTNLTDLVDGKIDIDGENVFANCMTYLADGVPGDIFETHKKYLDIHIVVENTEKMAVTSPVRAQSRVPFSEEKDIAFYDSKDYQIVELLPGNMLVTFEEDLHQPKIHCNDETVKKLVIKVLNEEK
- a CDS encoding sialidase family protein — its product is MKKNIKQYVTLGTVVVLSAFVANSVAAQETETSEVSTPELVQPVSPTTSISEVQPKSGNSSEVTVQPRTVETTVKDQSSTADAISGVQPKSDNSSEVTVQPRTVETTVKDPSSTAEETPVLEKNNVTLTGGGENVTNELKDKLTSGDFTVVIKYNQSSEKGLQALFGISNSKPGQQNSYVDVFLRDNGELGMEARDTSSNKNHLVSRPASVWGKYKQEAVTNTVAVVADSVKKTYSLYANGTKVVEKKVDNFLSIKDIKGIDYYMLGGVKRAGKTAFGFSGTLENIKFFNSALDEETVKKMTTNAVTGHLIYTANDTTGSNYFRIPVLYTFSNGRVFSSIDARYGGTHDFLNKINIATSYSDDNGKTWTKPKLTLAFDDFAPVPLEWPRDVGGRDLQISGGATYIDSVIVEKNNKQVLMFADVMPAGVSFREATRKDSGYKQIDGNYYLKLKKQGDTDYNYTIRENGTVYDDRTNRPTEFSVDKNFGIKQNGNYLTVEQYSVSFENNKKTEYRNGTKVHMNIFYKDALFKVVPTNYIAYISSNDHGESWSAPTLLPPIMGLNRNAPYLGPGRGIIESSTGRILIPSYTGKESAFIYSDDNGASWKVKVVPLPSSWSAEAQFVELSPGVIQAYMRTNNGKIAYLTSKDAGTTWSAPEYLNFVSNPSYGTQLSIINYSQLIDGKKAVILSTPNSTNGRKHGQISIGLINDDNTIDWRYHHDVDYSNYGYSYSTLTELPNHEIGLMFEKFDSWSRNELHMKNVVPYVTFKIEDLKKN
- a CDS encoding Gfo/Idh/MocA family protein, which codes for MVNYGIVGAGYFGADLARSMNKIEDAKVVAVFDPNHGEEVAQELGSDVCASLDELVAREDIDCVIVASPSYLHREPVVKAAQHGKHVFCEKPIALSYEDCKAMVDACKENNVIFMAGHIMNFFNGVHHAKELITQGKIGKVLYCHAARTGWEEQQPTVSWKKLRSQSGGHLYHHIHELDCIQFIMGGLPEKATMVGGNVYHKGENFGDEDDMLIVNLEYSDDRYAVLEYGNAFRWGEHYVLIQGTEGAIKLDLFNTGGTLRVKGEGESHFLVHETQEEDDDRTAIYTGRGMDGAIAYGKPGVRCPLWLQTCIDKEMEYLHDIIKGGEITEEYEKLLNGVAALESIATADACTLSVKEDRKVSLSEITNA
- a CDS encoding ROK family protein yields the protein MKIIGIDIGGTTIKADLYDDFGTSLNQFKEIETIIDYDLGTNQILNQVCDLIGEYILNYSIDGVGISTAGVVNANTGEIIYAGYTIPGYIGVNFTSEIEKRFGLSTFVENDVNCAALGELWKGQAKDKKNVVMVTIGTGIGGSIIVNGQIVNGFNYTAGEVGYIPVGNSDWQSKASTTALIHLYQKKSLKTNQTGRTFFTDLSSGDKIAKETFEIFVENLTKGLLTISYLLNPEILILGGGILAKKDILLPEIQSSLAKNVMDNRFLPKNVVAATLGNEAGRIGAVKNFLDRISNK